The Benincasa hispida cultivar B227 chromosome 9, ASM972705v1, whole genome shotgun sequence genome has a segment encoding these proteins:
- the LOC120087272 gene encoding protein trichome birefringence-like 14 isoform X2, whose protein sequence is MRELFQFMSYKQEMKGGKIIRLRGGYLSIALIVLMFTTILLWAWDKSYFASFLPLTREQYMIPVSVDVSNSSSTSIKPKYEVAKSVDKMKERSNNTDEKEKPRKSSDYSDAHSASKLPPELKENEDGVILSPSSKVCNYAKGKWVEDNRRPWYSGLGCKQWLSIMWACRLTKRKDFSYEGYRWQPENCYMPEFERSSFLRRMQNKTLAFIGDSLGRQQFQSLMCMLTGGEESPEVEDVGGEYGLAKAPGALRPDGWVYRFPNTNTTILYYWSASLSDLEPLNRTDPSTNIAMHLDRPPAFMRKFLHQFDVLVLNTGHHWNRGKLKANRWVMYADGKPVEEKKPLDMGNAKNLTVNSIVRWLDSQLSLHRRNLKVFFRTISPRHFFNGDWNTGGSCDNMIPMSGGSEVVQDGSSDTVIESALKGTKVKILDITAISQLRDEGHVSRYTRRAILNTSDCLHWCLPGIPDTWNELLIAQI, encoded by the exons ATGAGGGAACTTTTCCAATTCATGTCGTATAAGCAAGAGATGAAAGGTGGAAAAATCATTAGGCTGAGGGGGGGATATCTTTCCATTGCCCTGATTGTTCTTATGTTTACAACCATATTGTTATGGGCTTGGGATAAAAGCTATTTTGCTAGTTTTCTTCCATTGACAAGAGAGCAGTATATGATACCAGTTTCAG TGGACGTGTCAAATAGTTCCTCAACATCAATTAAGCCAAAGTATGAAGTGGCTAAGTCAGTGGATAAAATGAAGGAAAGAAGTAATAATAccgatgaaaaagaaaaaccaagaaAAAGCTCAGACTACTCTGATGCTCATTCTGCCTCCAAGCTCCCTCccgaattaaaagaaaatgaagatggtGTTATCTTGTCTCCTTCCTCTAAAG TTTGCAACTACGCCAAAGGTAAATGGGTTGAAGACAACAGGCGTCCATGGTATTCTGGACTAGGATGTAAACAATGGCTATCAATTATGTGGGCCTGTAGACTTACAAAGAGAAAGGATTTTTCTTATGAAGGATATAGGTGGCAACCGGAAAACTGCTACATGCCAGAGTTTGAGCGTTCTTCATTcttgagaag AATGCAGAACAAAACACTTGCGTTTATAGGAGATTCCTTGGGTAGGCAGCAGTTTCAATCTTTAATGTGTATGCTCACTGGTGGTGAAGAAAGCCCCGAAGTCGAAGACGTGGGAGGAGAATACGGTCTCGCCAAAGCTCCCGGGGCTCTTCGACCGGATGGGTGGGTTTATCGGTTTCCAAACACAAACACCACGATTCTATATTACTGGTCAGCAAGCCTGTCTGATCTAGAGCCTCTTAATAGAACAGATCCATCAACAAATATCGCGATGCATTTGGACCGACCCCCAGCTTTCATGAGAAAGTTCCTCCACCAATTTGATGTATTGGTTTTAAATACAGGACACCATTGGAACAGGGGAAAACTTAAAGCAAATAGGTGGGTGATGTATGCTGATGGAAAACCGGTAGAAGAAAAGAAGCCTTTGGATATGGGGAATGCCAAGAACTTGACTGTCAACAGCATTGTCAGATGGCTTGATTCGCAACTTTCCCTGCATCGTCGTAATCTTAAAGTTTTCTTTAGGACAATTTCGCCGAGGCATTTCTTCAATGGGGATTGGAACACTGGGGGATCCTGTGATAATATGATTCCAATGTCAGGGGGGAGTGAGGTTGTCCAAGATGGATCTAGCGACACTGTTATTGAAAGTGCTTTAAAGGGTACCAAGGTAAAGATCCTGGATATAACTGCCATCTCTCAGTTGCGAGACGAAGGCCACGTGTCGCGCTATACTCGTAGAGCAATCCTAAACACAAGTGATTGCTTGCATTGGTGCTTGCCTGGCATACCAGATACGTGGAATGAACTTCTAATTGCACAGATATAG
- the LOC120087272 gene encoding protein trichome birefringence-like 14 isoform X1 produces MRELFQFMSYKQEMKGGKIIRLRGGYLSIALIVLMFTTILLWAWDKSYFASFLPLTREQYMIPVSEYAVDVSNSSSTSIKPKYEVAKSVDKMKERSNNTDEKEKPRKSSDYSDAHSASKLPPELKENEDGVILSPSSKVCNYAKGKWVEDNRRPWYSGLGCKQWLSIMWACRLTKRKDFSYEGYRWQPENCYMPEFERSSFLRRMQNKTLAFIGDSLGRQQFQSLMCMLTGGEESPEVEDVGGEYGLAKAPGALRPDGWVYRFPNTNTTILYYWSASLSDLEPLNRTDPSTNIAMHLDRPPAFMRKFLHQFDVLVLNTGHHWNRGKLKANRWVMYADGKPVEEKKPLDMGNAKNLTVNSIVRWLDSQLSLHRRNLKVFFRTISPRHFFNGDWNTGGSCDNMIPMSGGSEVVQDGSSDTVIESALKGTKVKILDITAISQLRDEGHVSRYTRRAILNTSDCLHWCLPGIPDTWNELLIAQI; encoded by the exons ATGAGGGAACTTTTCCAATTCATGTCGTATAAGCAAGAGATGAAAGGTGGAAAAATCATTAGGCTGAGGGGGGGATATCTTTCCATTGCCCTGATTGTTCTTATGTTTACAACCATATTGTTATGGGCTTGGGATAAAAGCTATTTTGCTAGTTTTCTTCCATTGACAAGAGAGCAGTATATGATACCAGTTTCAG AATATGCAGTGGACGTGTCAAATAGTTCCTCAACATCAATTAAGCCAAAGTATGAAGTGGCTAAGTCAGTGGATAAAATGAAGGAAAGAAGTAATAATAccgatgaaaaagaaaaaccaagaaAAAGCTCAGACTACTCTGATGCTCATTCTGCCTCCAAGCTCCCTCccgaattaaaagaaaatgaagatggtGTTATCTTGTCTCCTTCCTCTAAAG TTTGCAACTACGCCAAAGGTAAATGGGTTGAAGACAACAGGCGTCCATGGTATTCTGGACTAGGATGTAAACAATGGCTATCAATTATGTGGGCCTGTAGACTTACAAAGAGAAAGGATTTTTCTTATGAAGGATATAGGTGGCAACCGGAAAACTGCTACATGCCAGAGTTTGAGCGTTCTTCATTcttgagaag AATGCAGAACAAAACACTTGCGTTTATAGGAGATTCCTTGGGTAGGCAGCAGTTTCAATCTTTAATGTGTATGCTCACTGGTGGTGAAGAAAGCCCCGAAGTCGAAGACGTGGGAGGAGAATACGGTCTCGCCAAAGCTCCCGGGGCTCTTCGACCGGATGGGTGGGTTTATCGGTTTCCAAACACAAACACCACGATTCTATATTACTGGTCAGCAAGCCTGTCTGATCTAGAGCCTCTTAATAGAACAGATCCATCAACAAATATCGCGATGCATTTGGACCGACCCCCAGCTTTCATGAGAAAGTTCCTCCACCAATTTGATGTATTGGTTTTAAATACAGGACACCATTGGAACAGGGGAAAACTTAAAGCAAATAGGTGGGTGATGTATGCTGATGGAAAACCGGTAGAAGAAAAGAAGCCTTTGGATATGGGGAATGCCAAGAACTTGACTGTCAACAGCATTGTCAGATGGCTTGATTCGCAACTTTCCCTGCATCGTCGTAATCTTAAAGTTTTCTTTAGGACAATTTCGCCGAGGCATTTCTTCAATGGGGATTGGAACACTGGGGGATCCTGTGATAATATGATTCCAATGTCAGGGGGGAGTGAGGTTGTCCAAGATGGATCTAGCGACACTGTTATTGAAAGTGCTTTAAAGGGTACCAAGGTAAAGATCCTGGATATAACTGCCATCTCTCAGTTGCGAGACGAAGGCCACGTGTCGCGCTATACTCGTAGAGCAATCCTAAACACAAGTGATTGCTTGCATTGGTGCTTGCCTGGCATACCAGATACGTGGAATGAACTTCTAATTGCACAGATATAG
- the LOC120086791 gene encoding uncharacterized protein LOC120086791: MPSSLSASILLGCFLPSQSPKVSRGEENSNQKIKPKKPKSESSKSSKAPIIVSYFPVSSNFSRL, translated from the coding sequence ATGCCTTCTTCACTGTCAGCCTCAATTCTGTTGGGTTGCTTCCTTCCTTCTCAATCTCCAAAGGTCTCCCGTGGAGAAGAAAATTCAAaccaaaaaatcaaaccaaagaAGCCAAAATCTGAATCATCAAAGTCCTCTAAAGCTCCAATAATCGTCTCTTATTTCCCTGTTTCTTCAAATTTCTCTCGCTTgtga